In the Paraburkholderia acidisoli genome, one interval contains:
- a CDS encoding methyl-accepting chemotaxis protein — protein MKTLHHLPIARKITLAFSGAIAVFGVSAGICLYSVHAIDRKQQQIEASGQVLQLLKDGTGDYLNIIWAVLANNLNGKASHQQWIVDHREDFNAKLAKLRTIDTTPAGDALVDAGREAYESWLKTVVDPLVQTRKQVDAFAVSVSDLSTLTESFGAYLGTGKLIAAVSQLERYEQARVQDDRAQLESLRTTIYVSVLTASLMAVLASVLAGRWLSRAISRPLRQAVTAAASVAEGDLTHRIVVTSTDETGQLMRAMQAMNLSLAGMVGGVRSSADRIASASSEIAAGNLDLSSRTEEQAASLEETAASMTQLTETVRQNADNAREASTLATRASGMAEAGNEAVHGMVEAIQRISGSSDQISEITAVIEGIAFQTNILALNAAVEAARAGDQGRGFAVVANEVRSLAQRSATAAREIKELIGSSVETIRSGAQQAHAAGGTMADVKLAIRQVADIVGEIAAASNEQSRGIEQVNQAVNLMDKVTQQNAALVEQAAAAAQSLEDQAMELKRAVSVFVVEKPI, from the coding sequence ATGAAAACGCTTCATCACCTTCCCATCGCCCGCAAGATCACGCTGGCGTTTTCCGGCGCGATTGCCGTTTTTGGCGTGAGTGCGGGCATTTGCCTGTACAGCGTTCACGCCATCGACCGCAAGCAGCAGCAAATCGAAGCGTCCGGGCAGGTTCTGCAACTGCTGAAAGACGGCACGGGCGACTATCTGAACATCATCTGGGCCGTGCTGGCAAACAACCTCAACGGCAAGGCCTCGCACCAGCAATGGATCGTCGATCATCGCGAGGACTTCAACGCGAAGCTCGCGAAACTGCGCACGATCGATACCACGCCCGCGGGCGACGCGCTCGTGGACGCAGGCCGTGAAGCCTACGAGAGCTGGCTGAAAACCGTGGTCGATCCGCTCGTGCAAACGCGCAAGCAAGTCGATGCGTTCGCCGTGAGCGTGAGCGATCTGTCCACGCTCACGGAGAGTTTCGGCGCGTATCTGGGCACCGGGAAACTCATCGCGGCGGTGAGCCAGCTGGAGCGCTACGAGCAGGCGCGCGTGCAGGACGATCGCGCGCAGCTCGAGTCCTTGCGCACGACGATCTACGTGAGCGTGCTCACGGCTTCGCTGATGGCCGTGCTCGCTTCGGTGCTCGCGGGGCGCTGGCTCTCGCGTGCGATTTCGCGGCCGTTGCGGCAGGCGGTTACGGCGGCGGCTAGCGTGGCCGAAGGCGATCTCACGCATCGTATCGTGGTCACCTCGACGGACGAAACCGGCCAGTTGATGCGCGCGATGCAGGCGATGAACCTGAGCCTCGCGGGCATGGTGGGCGGCGTGCGCTCCAGTGCGGACCGTATTGCTTCGGCGTCCAGCGAGATCGCCGCGGGCAATCTCGATCTGTCTTCGCGCACCGAGGAGCAGGCCGCCTCGCTCGAGGAGACGGCGGCCAGCATGACGCAACTGACCGAAACCGTGCGCCAGAACGCCGACAACGCGCGCGAGGCGAGCACGCTCGCCACGCGCGCCTCGGGCATGGCGGAAGCGGGCAACGAAGCGGTGCACGGCATGGTCGAGGCCATTCAACGCATCAGCGGGAGTTCGGATCAGATCTCGGAGATCACGGCCGTGATCGAGGGTATCGCGTTCCAGACCAACATTCTGGCGTTGAACGCGGCGGTGGAGGCGGCGCGCGCGGGCGATCAGGGCCGCGGCTTCGCCGTGGTCGCGAACGAAGTGCGCTCGCTCGCGCAGCGCTCGGCCACGGCGGCGCGCGAGATCAAGGAACTCATCGGTTCTTCGGTGGAGACGATCCGCAGCGGCGCGCAGCAGGCGCACGCGGCGGGCGGCACGATGGCGGACGTGAAACTTGCGATTCGCCAGGTGGCCGATATTGTTGGCGAGATCGCGGCGGCTTCGAACGAGCAGAGCCGCGGCATCGAGCAGGTCAATCAAGCCGTGAATTTGATGGACAAGGTCACGCAGCAGAACGCGGCGCTGGTCGAGCAGGCAGCGGCTGCCGCGCAGTCGCTCGAAGATCAGGCCATGGAACTGAAGCGCGCGGTCTCGGTGTTCGTCGTCGAGAAGCCTATCTAA